The Nitrospiraceae bacterium DNA window CTTGTCGGCCCATTCGTTCAGCAACTCACGGTCGCCGACGTAGGAGAGAGCGGGCACCGCCATGCCGCAGGAGGTTTGCACGAGATCGAGCGTCACGTCGAAGACTTGCCGTGCACCGGGGAGCGGAGGAAAGCACGAGACGAGTTCCTGCCAGTGAGGATCACGCCGGCGGACGACGGTGAATCCATGTCCTTGGCGACACGTTCACCCGGCCCTCCGCCGTCGCGGTACCGACAAAGAAGATCTTCTGTCTGGCGATGAATTGGATATGCGCGTCGGAGAGTTCGGGATAGCGTTGCGCCATGGGATTGTCCCGTCATCAATGGATGAGATCACTGGCCCCAGCGTGTGAGTCGCTCAAGAAATTCCTGGCCGTACTGTTTCGTGATCGCCTGCTCGAGAAAAAATGGTGCAAAGAAATGGTGTCAGAAATCATCTTGTGTCAGAGGAAAGATGTTGTGTCAATGAAACCGCGATTGAGGCGTGGTCCTGCCGGATGGGGTGCCCACGTCGTCTAAACGCCGGAGTCTTGGTCCATCATGTGTTTTGGCCCGACATGCGTCTTGCCGCCATTTCTTGCCTCATATTGACTCCACCTCCCGCACACCGTATTCTCGCCCCCGCGAAACCCCTCACGGCTGATACGCGACAACCCTGAGGCAGAACCATAATTTACCACCGGCAGACAGCACCGAACCATGTCTATTCCTGAGCATAGCCAATTGACCGTCGATACCCTCGGCCCTTGCACGTTGCCCTCGCCCATGGAAGGACGAGGCGCACCGTTTCTCAGCGACGACCTGCGCATTCTCGTGTGCTCGACCCTCGACGAAGCCGAGCCGTTCCTCCGCAAGGGCCGGCCCCTGCCAGCCTTCGAAACCGCCGGCCCCAGGGAACGGATTTTCTTCAATCCCCTCCAGCTCACCTGCGGCATCGTGACCTGCGGCGGGTTATCGCCGGGGTTGAACAACGTGATCCGCTCCATCGTCATGGAACTGCACTACGGCTATAAGGTCCGCCGCATTCTGGGCTTTCGCTACGGATTCGCCGGGCTCGCTCCCAAAGCTCCCGACGAGCCCCTCTCCCTCTCCCCGCAGAGCGTCCAGCTCATCCATCGGCACGGGGGGACGATCCTGGGCACCTCGCGCGGCCCCCAAGACCCTGAGGCTATGGTCGACATGTTGGTGCAGCATGGCGTGGACATTCTCTTCGCGATCGGTGGCGACGGCACGATGAAGGGCGCGGCCGCCCTCTGCGAGGCGATCGCACGGCGCCGCCTCCCGATCGGCGTGATCTGCATCCCCAAGACGATCGACAACGATTTGCCCTGGGTGGAGCGTTCGTTCGGGTTTGCCACGGCAGTGGCCGCCGCCGATACGGCGATTGTGGCCGCCCATGACGAAGCGAGGGGGCATTACAACGGGATCGGGCTGGTGAAACTCATGGGCCGCCATTCAGGCTATATCGCCGCCCATGCCACCCTGGCCAATAACGATGTGAACTTTTGCCTCGTCCCTGAAGTCCCGTTTCAGTTGGATGGGGAAGGCGGGCTCTTGCACGCGCTGATCCGCCGCCTGCACGAAAAACACCATGCGGTCCTCGTCGTGGCCGAGGGAGCCGGGCAATCCCTGCTGGACTGGCCGGGCGAACCGGCCCGCGATGCGTCAGGCAACGTCCGGCTGAACGATATCGGCGGGTTTCTCCAACGGCAGGTCGAATACCACCTCGGGGCTTTTGGGATCAATTTCACGCTCAAGTACATCGATCCCAGCTATACGATCCGCAGCTTGCCTGCAAACTCGGTGGACGCGGAGTTTTGTCTCGTCCTCGGCCAGCACGCCGTCCATGCCGGCATGACGGGGCGGACGAACATGGCCGTCGGATTTTGGAACCGCCATTTCACGCATGTCCCGCTGCCGCTCATCACCGCCGAATCCCGCAGGCTCAATCCCAACGGCGAAGTGTGGCAGCGCGTGCTGGAGGCCACCGGCCAAGCCGTGCGCTTGGTCGATCCCTCTCTCTAAATGGAAAAGAGATGGTGGAAGGAAGCAGTTTGTGTCACACCAAGGCCGCAGCGAACGAAGGGCCGAGGCGTACGAGGCATGGACGTCCGCGCTGCCTGAGGCAGCCCAAACGGGTCCTCCAACAAGGCTGCAGCAAAGAGAGGGAAACGATCAACGAGGTCCGTCCGAGCTCTGGGGCTCGCTATTCGCTATAGGCCATACGCCCTACGCGCTGCTTAGAAAAAAGCGATGCTGGCGTATGTCACCGTCGAGTTGTACTGATCCGTAATGCCGCGGTCATAGCGCAGCACTTCGCCGGATTCGGCGTGGATCAAGCGCAAGAGCGTATAGATGGGTGAGAAGCCCGAGATGCGCCGCTGGTCCTTTTCCTTTTGGATGAAGGCCGCGAACTCGTCCGGCTGGCGGTTTTCGACGTGCTTCAGCATCTCGAGATCGATTTGCATGCAACGGTGGAACGAGAAGTCCGTCGGAGGGGCGTTGTCTCCATACCGCATGCCGATGTGGGCCAATTCGGCTCCTGCCACGATGCAGTAGGTCTTTCCGGAGTCATCCAGCGAGTCTTTGAGCGCCTGGAGAAACGTCTCGACTTCGGCCTTCACCTGGGGATCACTCAGGCTCATGGCTGAAAAGGACGTCAGGATGGGAACGATCGTGAAGGGTTTGTTGCGCCCGACGATTTCCTGCAGGAACGGCAGTTGGAATTCGAGGGCATGTTCGTTGCGGTGCGCGAGTTCTTCGGCAAAGGCCGAGGGGAGCTCGGCGCGCAGCCGGTCGGTCACGCTGCGCTCCACCGGAACCACGCCCAAGGGCGTTTCGAAATCCTTGTCGCTCACGGCCACCGGGTGCTCAAGACCTGAGTAGGCCGTTCCCACGAGCACGTAGAGATCCGGCTGTTGGGCCTCCTGCAACTCCTTGTAGCCCCAGGCATAGATAGGACCGGCCTGTTTCACTTCGTAGGTCGGCGCCACGAGCCCCTTGATCGGCTGGCCCGCATGGGTCGAGGGCTTGATCTCCGGCCCTTCTTTGGACGTGAAAAACCCCTTGATCTGCGCGCGCAGTTTCCCCGCGTCCGCTTCATAGCTCCGCCCGGCAAAGGCTGCCACTCGAGTCGGAGTTCGGCGATACTCTTCCAGCGCCTGATGCTTCGCCGCCTCGGCCCGTTCCCCTTCGAGAAACAGCTTGGCATCCAGGTCCGCCAGGAGCTGTTCGACCTTGTTGGGCATCAGGAATTCGCCGAAGCGTTTCAGGTAGATGCCGACGATGTCCGTGATCGTGTGTTCCCCGTCGAAATGTTGCACGATAAAGAAATAGCTCAAGGGAATGACGAGCCGTTCCTTGCTCAAGCCGCTCGGGTCCCAGAGCACGATGTATTGTTCTTCGCCCTCTTTGAGCGACGAGAACTGGAGGTTACGCAGCAGCGGATATTGCTTCGGATCTTTGGCCGTGGCCGTGGGAGTCTGTTCCATGGGGAGGCATTCTAACGAGGCAGACTTCGGAAGCGCAACAGGCTGGGGGGATGTATCTCGTGGTGCGTGAAGCGTATCTCGTGGGGGAGGACAGCGTATGGCCGCTGGACGGAACGTGATGCCGGTGGAGCGTTCGAACGACGCTTCACGAACCGCCACCTGGCTCCTCGCACTACTGTTCCGGCGGGTGGGCCTTGTGGCGGCGGGCTAGGACGATCAGGGTGGCGACGGTGAGAATGAGCAGCCACAGCGTAGGCCGCCCATAGGAGGCGTCGGAATACTCAATCAAGTCGGTCAGCCGTCCGATGAGCAGGGACATACGGGCCATGACGGTATAGCCGAACGCGGCGCCGAACGAAATCATCAGGAACAGGATGCCAGCGCGCGCCACCGCCCTCCCCGGCCCCGTGTGTTCGACCGAGAAGAAAAAATAAAACAGCACCGAGACGACGCCCAGCAGGATGATGATCGCATTCAGGTTGCTGGCCGGGCTGAGCAGGGTCATCGAAAAGGTCACACCTTGATCCGGCGTCGTGGTCAGCAACGGCCTGACCGTATCTTCGATTTGTTTCAGGATGAACGACGAAATGGTTCGCGGGATGGCAAGCCCGGCGCCGACGCCTACGATGAAGGCAAAGGCATAACGGGATAGCCAAGCCGCTTTCGGTACGTAGCGGGTCAGCATCAACGTGCCGATGGCGACCGGTATGAGCAGCGACCATTCGCCCTTGTCCACGATCGGGCGCACGATCAGCGTCATCACGACGGTGTCGTAGGCCTTGACGATCGTGTAGCCCAGCGACACGCCGACGTACAGATGTTCGGCCAGCTTGAAGAGCGGGTTATCTTCATAGAGAAACGAGAAGATAAACAGCGTCAAACCGGTGGCGATCCAGGCGCCGAGCATGACTTCAAACGACATGGGCACTCCCTGTCACAGTGCTATCCCTTTTGCCGCCGCAGAGAAAAATAAAACACATTGCAGATCACGACCAGGACGATGATGGCCATGTGGGTGGCGGATTGCGCATCCATGCCGGCCACGGCCCTCCCCTTCTGCCCGATCAAGGTTTCGTACTCGGCCGCGCCGCGCAGGCCGCCGATCAAGCCGTTGATCTGGCCGCTTCGCAGCAGCGGGTACAGACCAGGCGCGATCACGCCGGTACAGCCGCCGCCCAGTTCGAACTTATATTTGTCCTTGCCGAACACGTACCAGGCTTCCACGCCGGGGTTGCCGGCTCCGAGGCTGACCGCGTAGGTCACGTCGCGCAGGTTTTGTACGCCGGCCAGGACCGGAAGGCCCTTGGTCGGTTTGCCGCCGTAGTCGGCTGGAAAGGCGTTGTAGAGGTCCTGCCCCATGTTCAGGATGACGGCGCTGCCGCCGGGGCTCCAGCCCAGGAACACGTAGTCCTTTCCGTTTTCCTTGCCCGCTTCCTTCGCCGCGTGGGTCAAGATCTGATCGGCCAGGCCGGTGCCGGACACCCAGAGCGTCATGGCAACCACGCGCAGGTTCTTCTTGAAGGCGTGGCGAAGGATCGCCACCGCTTGCGG harbors:
- the amrB gene encoding AmmeMemoRadiSam system protein B, which encodes MEQTPTATAKDPKQYPLLRNLQFSSLKEGEEQYIVLWDPSGLSKERLVIPLSYFFIVQHFDGEHTITDIVGIYLKRFGEFLMPNKVEQLLADLDAKLFLEGERAEAAKHQALEEYRRTPTRVAAFAGRSYEADAGKLRAQIKGFFTSKEGPEIKPSTHAGQPIKGLVAPTYEVKQAGPIYAWGYKELQEAQQPDLYVLVGTAYSGLEHPVAVSDKDFETPLGVVPVERSVTDRLRAELPSAFAEELAHRNEHALEFQLPFLQEIVGRNKPFTIVPILTSFSAMSLSDPQVKAEVETFLQALKDSLDDSGKTYCIVAGAELAHIGMRYGDNAPPTDFSFHRCMQIDLEMLKHVENRQPDEFAAFIQKEKDQRRISGFSPIYTLLRLIHAESGEVLRYDRGITDQYNSTVTYASIAFF
- a CDS encoding pyridoxamine 5'-phosphate oxidase family protein — its product is MAQRYPELSDAHIQFIARQKIFFVGTATAEGRVNVSPRTWIHRRPPA
- a CDS encoding ATP-dependent 6-phosphofructokinase: MSIPEHSQLTVDTLGPCTLPSPMEGRGAPFLSDDLRILVCSTLDEAEPFLRKGRPLPAFETAGPRERIFFNPLQLTCGIVTCGGLSPGLNNVIRSIVMELHYGYKVRRILGFRYGFAGLAPKAPDEPLSLSPQSVQLIHRHGGTILGTSRGPQDPEAMVDMLVQHGVDILFAIGGDGTMKGAAALCEAIARRRLPIGVICIPKTIDNDLPWVERSFGFATAVAAADTAIVAAHDEARGHYNGIGLVKLMGRHSGYIAAHATLANNDVNFCLVPEVPFQLDGEGGLLHALIRRLHEKHHAVLVVAEGAGQSLLDWPGEPARDASGNVRLNDIGGFLQRQVEYHLGAFGINFTLKYIDPSYTIRSLPANSVDAEFCLVLGQHAVHAGMTGRTNMAVGFWNRHFTHVPLPLITAESRRLNPNGEVWQRVLEATGQAVRLVDPSL